From the Pyrenophora tritici-repentis strain M4 chromosome 5, whole genome shotgun sequence genome, the window AGGCTTGCGGGGAAGACGGGCAAGCTCGCTGATTGATAGCGGTCAGTCCAATGGTTAGTTTAGAGTGAATAAGCGTTGTCTGACGCGTTTGAGGGGTTACCATGAACTAACATCTTGCAGCACTACCACATTCTGAGGTCGAAGCCCACGATTTCTACAAGTACATCGAGCAAAGTTTACCCGAGCCACGGCGGATGAAGCAATTATTGACATGGTGTGGAACGAGAGCGCTGCCGGCGAAGCCATCGGGCGACGTTAAGAATGCGAATGCAATCATGGCTGCGCGAGCGATACAACAAGAGCTCATTGATGAGTTTGCAAGCAGGCCTGAACTTTCAGACTGGTTCAGTAGGGTACGTCTGACAAACGAGCAAAGCGGTATGACTGGAAACTGATGACCACCCAGGAAGAACCACCAGCATCCCCTGTAGTAAAGAAGCCCAACCCCCCAAAACGAGAAGAATAAAGCCACACTACAGGAGTTAGAAGAGGAAGTCAAACGGTACGTCTTCCCTCCTTTCCACACGCAACGCATTACTGACACGAAAACAGTttagaagaagaaaaagcAGCCTGGGAAACCATCGCCTCAACCTCAAAACCCACCCCTGCACCCTCGATCCCTCCGGACTCCACACCACCCCCCCCTCTCCGCCATCGACGCCTCCCTCCTCGACCCATCCCAAGCCGCCATCCTCTCCGCCCTCCAACAAGAACCACAACCGCCTTCCTCAACCTTCAATTTCAGCTTCACATCCCCCGCATCCCTACAATCCCACCTCGACTCCCTCGCCAATTCCCTCGAACCACACATCGATGTCTTTGCAGACGGGCTCCATAAGATTGAGCAGTATCGTAATACGGCTGAGCGCGTCGCGGATCGTGTTCTTGCGACGGCAGCGAGGAGGCTGGAGGAAAGAGATCGCGAGGCCAAGGAAAGGGTGGGGACGGTGGGCGTTGGTGTGGGCGATGTGCTAAGAGGGTTGGCGGGCGTGCTGGGGGAGGGTGCGGGGTGAGAATGATAGTACGGTCGTTGCCTTTTTTGATCAAGATGAAGATTTATAACACCGAGGCCGTGTTTGGTTCATCTGCGATTTTTTTCTGTTTTTCTGTTTTTCAACGGGCACACTTGTGAGGCTCGTGGCTCGTATATGAAAGAATGATCATATGTGGCGTTTTTTGGtctttcttctcttttgTAGCTTTTTTTTTGCTATATAGGGTAGGTGGGGTTTCTTCCCCTCGTTCAGAGAGGTATGCTGGGTTCAAGTCTGTATAACCATATTGAGACGCATTTTTGGCATGGTGTTGTCAGCGGGCGGACATGGCATTGGATTAGAATGGACTCTGGGGTTGGGAATGACCCCGTTTCAACTAGGGTTTAAAAGGACCCTAAGACTTGCCAATTTGGCTAGGGAAATTTTGGATATGTAGATATACGTACCTGAAATTATCGTACACATATCTCCCTGCTTCGCATTCGCGTCAGAAGTGGTTGTAACGACCATCGTGTTCCTGTAGAAATCCGCGAGAATGCAGCATCACCCTCTCATACTCTCCTCGTTCTCTATCACACCCCCTTCCTCCTCTCTAGTACACCGCACCCCCATTAACTCCCAACACACCAAACAGCCAACCTCCCAATATCCCCCTCCAGCCTCAGCGCAAACCCCATCGTGACACGCAGAAAAAGCAGCCTCTGCTCCAGATACCTCAGTACCTCTACATCAGTCTCCGCGAGTTGCAGGGGCGTGCGACCTAGCAGCTGATTCCACGCAGCGTCTGAGAGGATGAGTTTGCCAGGGCTGATTTGGCCTGTTTCGTCGAGGAGGGGGCCGAGCTGTAGGAGTCGACATTAGGAGGGAAGACAGAAGGGGAAGGGAACTTACGATTCTAGGATTAACTCTTAGATGGACTGGTTTGTCACATTGTCTACATTGCACAGATGTGCTATTTGCGAAGATGGGGATTCCGCAGCATTCGTTGCTCATGAGCATGTTGCGTTTTGACGGCGTGACGATGTTGAGTTCGGTGATTATGACGCTTAAGTAGCCGACTATCGTGTCTGTGGAACCCTTGTTTGAAAGGGCGCGAGCGGTGGAGTCTACATTGGCCAGTGTATATAGGGCCTTCACTGTTGCGTGCCCGTATTCCTGGACTTCTGCGGTGGTGAGTGGGAAAGGGGGGTTTACGTGCTCCTTTTTGGTCAATCGCTGGGCGAGTGCCCTCAATCGATGTGCATCACCCATGTTTGGGTCGACATCGACACGAGAATTACCGCTGACTGTCAATTTGGCAATCTTCTCGATGCGCCAGCCGGGGTTCGAGATGAGGAGGACTGTTTTGGAGGGGGTGAAGAGGGAGGCGGAGTCGCACATGGAAGAGTAGAGGGTGAGGAGGCCGTCGGAAGTGTCGTCAAAGATGCCGAGGGAGATGAGTTCGGACGTTGTGCCGTTGCGGTTCATGTCTGTCGTGGTACGTTAATGCCGAGATGTGGTGGGAAACGGAGACTGGAGTGACACACATTTCTTCCTCGCACCAATGCTCTTGACGCAGACGAGTAGTTTCGGCTCCTCGACATCATACCCACCATCAGTGAAGCTCTTCAGCGTCATTAAACCCGGCAACACTCTCGATTCGCTCACACCATACGGTCGCTTGAACCTTGTCCCATCATCGCTGTTCTCGTGAACCATGAAATGGCAGTTTCTCTCGCCCTCGGGGAACATGGTTGTGAAAAGCGGTGCAGTATTTGGGGCGAGTGAGTTGTGTTCCGAGGAATTCGAAATGTGCACTGTCCAAAGGCTCACTAGCTGGCCCAGTTTGAGCCTGTACTGTGTATTCGCATACCAAAGACGAACAGTGAGTACGCCAGTGTCGTCTGATACCATTATTCTAATGCATCCTTGAGCTGCCTTGTGCGACTTGCTGGGTTTGGCTTGGTCGTTGAAATACACTATCCGGCCCATGAGAGTGAGATGACGCGGACCGGGTTCGAGTGTGCCTATGCCGGCTTCCTCATAGTCGAGTGTCGGCTTTTCTATGTTAGTAATTGACTGACTACCGACGTCTTGGCGCAGTGACGTACTGTCCATGCACTTGCTGCAGTCGCTCTTTTGGTGGAAAGAGCCGACTGCATCTCCTCGGGGGTGAACCCATCACCATTCTTTCTCGGCAAAGAGAAGTAGGACTGTATTGAGGATGACGCTGGCATTCTGAAGGCAGGCTAGTGTCAATGAAATGGGGAAGAGTTCGATGCTGATTTTTGAAGTAGGGTTTCAGTTGCTCAGAAGGCAGGCGCGTTCAAGGCGAAATTCCGCACCTCGTGATTCAGCACTTACGTTCACCACAGAGATGCATACATACATTAGAAGATCATACAAAGCTGCTCTTATCCACGATTTGAGCAATCAAGGACATAATTAGACTTCGTCGGTTATGTGCAAAAGAGATTCACGTGACGGGAAAACAGAAGGTGAGTATATGTAAGTGTCCGTTATGGATTTTGTATTGCTTCAAAGAGAGTATAGAGTTGGTCAAATCAGATCATAGCCACATGAGCTTTGATGAAGCTGCAAGTCGCATGCGTGCGGTTAAGTTACCAGACACAAATCGCCAATCTCCCCTACCCTCTAGATGAGCTTGTGCTCAAGGGTCATGTCGTTCTCCGGCTCAAGTCCGACACAGGCACGGAAGATGTTGGTGAGAGCAGCTCGCTGTTTGGCGAGAGCATTGACGACAGGAGTGCCCGGAGGGGTGAGAGGAGCCTTGAGCATGTAGCTGAGGACACTGAGGACGCTGTGGAAGTTGTTGAACTTGGCATCGCTACCCTCAGCACTGTGAGCCTTCCACTGAACACGAGTCATCATCTCAGCCACAAGGACCAAATCAATGATCAAAGGAGAGGCCAGAAGGGAGTCCTCGCAGACATTGAACAAGCTAATGGTCTGATGACCGTCGAGGAAGATCTCAGCATAGTACTCGTCCAGAGCACGCTTGTCATCTCCGACAGCAGGCATGTACTTGATGACGACACAGTGGTCGGGGTGTTCACCCTCCTTATACAAGACATTGTTTGCAGCGACCATGTCGTCGACAACATTGGACTTGGAAATCTCCTTGGAACGGAACTGCTTCTGAGAGCTGAGGTTCATGCCATCGTTGTTGCCCAGGTGGTTGTACGAGGCAATCGAGGTAAGCTTGATACCTGCGCTAATCATAAAGTCGACCAGAGCAGACTTCATCTTGGTCTGTCCAGACTTGAAGTCATCACCACCAATGAAGGCATTGTGCTTCTCGGCGAGCTGGATAGCACCAGGAACGAAGGTGTTCTGAGGAGAGCCGTTGATGAAGGGGACGCCCTCGAGAATCGAAGCGACGGCAAAGACAGTGGAGGGAGCGACCTCTTCGTGGCCAGCCTCAATAGACTTCAGCAGGTTGTCCGCAGTGTCATTGACGCCCTCAAGAATCTCGCTGTAACGCTCAGTGTTGGCAGTCCACTGTACGATCACCTTGTCAAGGTTGTTAGCAGTCTTGAAGTCACTGTGAACTGTTAGCAGGAATAATGGTGATTGGCATACCAGGACTTACCGAATGTCCTTGCGGATCTGCTCAACATGGGCCATGGAAGCCTTGGTGCCCTCAAGGACGTTGTCGGCACGCTCCTCCTGGTTGGCAGCAATGAAGTCCGGGTAGTAAATGCTAGGGAGGGGCTTCATGGCGCCCATCTCCTTACGAACAAGCGTCTTCAAAGAGGGGGACAAGACCTTGGCACGGTCCATGGCGTCCGCAAGGTTCATGCCGCTGATGTCCCAACCACCGACGACAAGATCATTGGGGTGGACCATAGGCAGCAGGTCATGGAAAGGGATGAAGATTTCCTGGCCAGTCTTGCTGTCGACACCGAGCTTGGTGGTAGAGCCCATGATGACGGAACCGTAGTAGTTGGCGGCGCGCTTTCCCTCCTTGGTCTCCCAGACAA encodes:
- a CDS encoding INO1, Myo-inositol-1-phosphate synthase; the protein is MAPHAEDSVGHANGFDVKTAPKDLFVVNSPNVEYTEDTIKSKYTYRTTDVTKNADGKYVAVPKETLYDFNVDRKIPKTGVMLVGWGGNNGTTVTAGIIANKRNLVWETKEGKRAANYYGSVIMGSTTKLGVDSKTGQEIFIPFHDLLPMVHPNDLVVGGWDISGMNLADAMDRAKVLSPSLKTLVRKEMGAMKPLPSIYYPDFIAANQEERADNVLEGTKASMAHVEQIRKDIRDFKTANNLDKVIVQWTANTERYSEILEGVNDTADNLLKSIEAGHEEVAPSTVFAVASILEGVPFINGSPQNTFVPGAIQLAEKHNAFIGGDDFKSGQTKMKSALVDFMISAGIKLTSIASYNHLGNNDGMNLSSQKQFRSKEISKSNVVDDMVAANNVLYKEGEHPDHCVVIKYMPAVGDDKRALDEYYAEIFLDGHQTISLFNVCEDSLLASPLIIDLVLVAEMMTRVQWKAHSAEGSDAKFNNFHSVLSVLSYMLKAPLTPPGTPVVNALAKQRAALTNIFRACVGLEPENDMTLEHKLI